A DNA window from Betta splendens chromosome 6, fBetSpl5.4, whole genome shotgun sequence contains the following coding sequences:
- the fancf gene encoding Fanconi anemia group F protein, whose product MEAVLKNLASTAELLAVASHSAAVEQWDERTLSRAFHWAQYCEHVFFRFHNNQAIRGAAEKQLQLTAQRLRAALPDHHQVAFSDLFRCRHLLLIGLLNNPKLPGSIMKILFDTKNPVDTKDNEYQDVTGFCSRLVQYKSACKVLRPLTDQSLVGADAEVQGMMLMTRLSALLGQGSDACRTEHSLDSVLQGCEGQEEHFCLVIAAALLTPEDSPTTIASQDFLLNWLQKKHNVLQGMCSALHTTLLGNLAKKHVKFRGAYTDLVKRWASDMEYSVNDGVWFQTHRSPTVSFQKLSEHFQTLFEACPADVEQELTALKISDGNFDISGLSIWGDLLSVLTK is encoded by the coding sequence ATGGAGGCGGTGCTGAAAAACCTGGCGAGCACGGCGGAGCTGCTGGCCGTGGCGTCGCACAGCGCGGCGGTGGAGCAGTGGGATGAGCGAACGCTGTCCCGAGCTTTCCACTGGGCCCAGTACTGCGAACACGTCTTCTTCAGGTTTCACAATAACCAGGCGATACGGGGAGCTgcggagaagcagctgcagctcactgcCCAGCGCCTGCGAGCTGCGCTCCCCGATCATCACCAAGTCGCCTTCTCGGATCTCTTCCGGTGCCGACACCTGCTGCTAATCGGGCTGTTGAACAACCCGAAGCTGCCCGGCTCGATCATGAAGATCCTTTTTGACACCAAGAATCCCGTTGACACCAAAGATAATGAGTATCAGGACGTTACTGGCTTTTGCAGCCGCCTTGTTCAGTACAAatctgcatgtaaagtcctgcGGCCTCTCACGGACCAGTCACTggttggtgctgatgctgaggtgCAGGGGATGATGCTGATGACGAGGCTGTCGGCGCTGCTGGGTCAAGGCAGCGACGCTTGTCGGACAGAACACTCTTTAGACTCTGTCCTTCAGGGGTGTGAAGGACAGGAAGAACATTTTTGTTTGGTCATCGCGGCAGCTCTGCTGACACCAGAGGACTCACCCACTACAATTGCTTCACAGGATTTTCTCCTAAACTGGTTGCAAAAAAAGCACAATGTGCTCCAGGGCATGTGTTCTGCTCTGCATACGACGCTTCTTGGGAACCTGGCTAAAAAACACGTAAAATTTAGAGGCGCGTACACTGATCTTGTAAAAAGGTGGGCCTCTGATATGGAGTACAGTGTAAATGATGGAGTTTGGTTTCAAACCCACAGAAGTCCCACAGTTTCGTTTCAGAAACTGTCTGAACACTTTCAGACCTTGTTTGAGGCCTGTCCCGCCGATGTAGAACAAGAACTAACTGCTTTGAAAATTTCTGATGGAAACTTTGACATCAGCGGCCTGAGCATATGGGGAGACCTCCTGTCAGTATTGACCAAGTGA